Proteins encoded in a region of the Aquila chrysaetos chrysaetos chromosome 25, bAquChr1.4, whole genome shotgun sequence genome:
- the LOC115336029 gene encoding noggin-2-like yields MTAIRALLLCSCLGLLRPGGGQPFLRLRPSPSDNLPVKDIVEHPDPEYDPKEQDLDERTLRKKLGSHFDPGFMAVAVPGPANASGAEAAAGRGRAALPAELRRLELGPPQGPRLKVGKKARRKVLQWLWAYTYCPVLYTWKDLGVRFWPRYIKEGNCFAEKSCSLPEGMFCKPVKSVTKTFLRWHCQGWSSQKYCTWIPVQYPLISECKCSC; encoded by the coding sequence ATGACGGCGATCCGGgcgctcctgctctgctcctgcctggggctgctgcgACCGGGGGGCGGGCAGCCCTTCCTGCGGCTGCGACCCTCGCCCAGCGACAACCTGCCCGTCAAAGACATCGTGGAGCACCCGGATCCCGAGTACGACCCCAAGGAGCAGGACCTGGACGAGAGGACTCTGAGGAAGAAGCTGGGCAGCCATTTCGACCCCGGTTTCATGGCCGTGGCCGTGCCGGGGCCGGCCAACGCCTCGGGcgccgaggcggcggcggggcgggggcgggcggcgctgCCGGCCGAGCTGCGGCGGCTGGAGCTGGGTCCGCCCCAGGGACCGCGCCTCAAGGTGGGCAAGAAGGCGCGGCGGAAGGTGCTGCAGTGGCTCTGGGCGTACACCTACTGCCCCGTCCTCTACACCTGGAAGGACCTGGGCGTCCGCTTCTGGCCCCGCTACATTAAGGAGGGCAACTGCTTCGCCGAGAAGTCCTGCTCGCTGCCCGAGGGCATGTTCTGCAAGCCCGTCAAGTCGGTCACCAAGACCTTCCTGCGCTGGCACTGCCAGGGCTGGTCCAGCCAGAAGTACTGCACCTGGATCCCCGTGCAGTACCCGCTCATCTCCGAGTGCAAGTGCTCCTGCTAG